A genomic window from Pagrus major chromosome 23, Pma_NU_1.0 includes:
- the brd4 gene encoding bromodomain-containing protein 4 isoform X6, whose protein sequence is MGDGLDAAQMSGSSSSSSQGQAQQAGNPPPPEYINPSRPKRQTNQLQYLLKMVLKGLWKHQFAWPFHAPVDAIKLNLPDYYTIIKNPMDMGTIKKRLENSYYWNAQECIQDFNTMFTNCYIYNKPGDDIVLMAEALEKAFLQKVTEMPQEETEIVVMTGKGRGRGRREGGLNLKPGAIIDPSSTTPQTRGLSNLSAASQIRGPVQGPPSLPPQPLMQALPSHVPPTLSSHAPQLGAPYSLSQSDCAPQVPIMTSVPPPAQTSLPPASIQSTAPMLQNPITMTKQRKSQKRKADTTTPTANDQLSESSPAESKSGKTLPRRESTRPTKLMKKDAPDSQHHIGMGMGPSGGHSPKPQDQLGYCASLVRDMLSKKHAAYAWPFYQPVDVDALGLHDYHDIIKHPMDLSSIKAKLENRQYREPQEFAADVRLMFSNCYKYNPPDHEVVAMARKLQDVFEMRFAKMPDEPESKPVVSSPVPTLHHPAPVKPQPPLAPVASSSDSSSDSSSESESSTDDSEEERAQRLAELQEQLKAVHEQLAALSQPQASKPKRKEKEKKEKKKDKHKKKGGMPSLVDDIQDATPVSQLSKKTKTSNNNNKEVVSKKKPSKKEGMKNNHPSNLQPVPSLEDDLGAAGSSATGEKCKPMTYEEKRQLSLDINKLPGDKLGRVVHIIQSREPSLKNSNPDEIEIDFETLKPSTLRELERYVSSCLHKKKKKVPVEKPVESMAASKKTGSSSESSGSSTDSEAEGTGLIKQQKKKGQSVKEGKKMHLHNQSGPPQTGLHSQAASLQSNSQLKQHQQQHQPSPAGFIVPPVAALESSQLLETSFESLPPFGQPLMHLSHHTGNSSSPAPPHLNAHSAGPVSPETHPFLNQHPILPSPALHSSMPQQPSRPSHKAAPLHPKPPQQQPAPPQQQQTLQQQQQQQQQQLQPQSVAPPQHQLPSQILHPPQPLHQRPMSPPTLTPQGLLSSQPPQMLLEDDEEPGSTTPLNQVQLYLQQFQQTRQPQQSMQSLQAQARQQQQQQQQQQQQPGQNSLLQSVQGQSQLSSQTTLPPPQLPVQSQTQSTSSHQAPTQQMPLHQARHMQHTQQQQQQPQQQQLNYQQGPGLAGQSQGSQHKISMPTNKAQQIIQQQQEQPSPRPTKADPYNTGHMRDNPSPLMMHSPQLPQFPPVSHQSPPHNMQPKKQRAPPNQGGIKEEKLPPSPVMRGEPFNPAMRPDHHKHPDIKPSQPGHSQQNVKSMDSSRPVIRSSEPSGPPPSLQDKDKFKQESKAPTAPKKVQDVKLKNMGSWASLAQKSTSTPLSAVKSSSDSFEQFRRAAREKEEREKALKAQAEQAEKDRLRREQDKLRGRDDEEIMEPSRRLHEEPRRRLEQQHIQAPSQQQQQQQEPQPQPQPAAIQPPPQPPTPPQPATQNPLDQQRELARRREQERRRREAMAATIDMNFQSDLMAIFEENLF, encoded by the exons ATGGGGGACGGCCTGGATGCAGCGCAGATGtcgggcagcagcagcagcagcagccaggggCAGGCCCAGCAAGCGGGCAACCCCCCACCCCCAGAGTACATCAATCCCAGCAGGCCAAAGCGCCAGACCAATCAGCTGCAGTACCTGCTCAAGATGGTGTTGAAGGGCCTGTGGAAGCACCAGTTCGCCTGGCCCTTTCATGCACCAGTTGATGCGATCAAACTTAACCTGCCT GACTACTACACAATAATCAAAAACCCTATGGACATGGGAACAATCAAGAAAAGGCTTGAGAACAGTTACTACTGGAATGCCCAAGAATGTATCCAAGACTTCAACACGATGTTTACCAACTGCTACATATATAACAAG CCTGGAGATGACATAGTCTTAATGGCTGAGGCTCTAGAGAAGGCTTTCCTCCAAAAGGTCACAGAAATGCCTCAGGAAGAAACAGAGATTGTTGTCATGACAGGAAAAGGACGAGGCCGGGGTCGAAGAGAAGGAG GTTTGAACTTGAAACCAGGGGCCATCATTGATCCTTCGTCCACGACTCCTCAAACACGTGGTCTGTCAAACCTCTCAGCAGCATCGCAGATCAGAGGACCAGTGCAGGGCCCGCCTTCACTACCTCCCCAGCCTTTGATGCAGGCCCTGCCGTCCCACGTGCCCCCAACGTTATCCAGCCATGCGCCACAGCTTGGCGCTCCCTACTCCCTGAGCCAATCAGACTGCGCTCCTCAAGTTCCCATCATGACTTCTgtgcctcctcctgctcagaCTTCCCTTCCCCCGGCATCCATCCAGAGCACTGCCCCCATGCTGCAGAACCCTATAACTATGACCAAA CAAAGAAAGAGCCAGAAAAGGAAAGCAGACACTACAACGCCCACAGCGAATGACCAACTGAGTGAGTCTTCACCAGCAGAGTCCAAATCTGGGAAGACACTACCTAGGCGAGAGAGTACCAGGCCTACAAAACTGATGAAGAAAGATGCTCCAGACTCCCAGCATCATATAGGTATGGGGATGGGACCAAGTGGAGGTCATAGCCCCAAACCACAAGATCAGCTGGGATACTGTGCTAGTCTGGTTAGGGACATGCTGTCCAAGAAACACGCTGCTTATGCCTGGCCATTCTACCAACCTGTTGATGTGGATGCACTAGGACTACATGATTATCATGATATCATCAAACATCCAATGGACCTCAGCAGCATCAAG GCCAAGCTGGAGAACAGGCAATACCGGGAACCCCAGGAGTTTGCTGCTGACGTACGATTAATGTTTTCCAACTGCTACAAATATAATCCACCAGACCACGAGGTGGTAGCCATGGCACGCAAGCTGCAG GATGTCTTTGAGATGCGCTTTGCTAAGATGCCAGATGAACCGGAGAGCAAGCCTGTGGTTTCTTCCCCAGTTCCTACACTTCACCATCCTGCCCCTGTTAAGCCTCAACCTCCTTTGGCCCCTGTCGCCTCGTCTTCAGACAGCTCAAGTGACTCATCCTCTGAGTCTGAGTCATCGACAGATGACTCTGAAGAGGAGAGAGCTCAGAGACTGGCAGAGCTCCAAGAACAG TTGAAAGCTGTCCATGAGCAGCTGGCTGCCTTGTCCCAACCACAAGCCAGCAAaccaaagagaaaagagaaggaaaagaaggagaagaaaaaggatAAGCataagaaaaaaggaggcatGCCTAGCCTTGTAGATGACATCCAGGATGCTACACCTGTTTCGCAGCTCTCTAAGAAGACCAAGACcagtaacaataacaacaaagagGTTGTTTCCAAGAAGAAACCTAG TAAAAAGGAAGGGATGAAAAACAATCATCCCTCCAACCTGCAGCCTGTTCCCAGCCTTGAAGATGACCTTGGGGCAGCTGGATCATCAGCTACAGGGGAAAAGTGTAAGCCTATGACGTACGAGGAGAAGAGGCAGCTAAGCTTGGACATCAACAAGCTTCCTGGGGACAAGCTCGGCCGTGTAGTGCATATCATCCAGTCCAGAGAGCCCTCGCTCAAAAACTCAAACCCTGATGAAATCGAGATTGATTTTGAGACGCTAAAACCTTCCACTCTGCGTGAGCTGGAGAGATATGTATCTTCCTGCCtccacaagaagaagaaaaaggttCCAG TTGAAAAGCCTGTGGAGTCAATGGCTGCATCCAAAAAGACTGGATCCTCCTCAGAGAGCAGTGGCTCCAGCACAGATAGCGAAGCTGAAGGGACAG gattgataaagcagcagaagaagaagggcCAGTCTGTAAAGGAGGGGAAGAAGATGCATCTACACAATCAGAGTGGACCTCCTCAAACTGGGCTTCATTCCCAAGCTGCAAGCCTTCAATCCAACAGTCAGCTgaagcagcatcagcagcagcatcaaccATCTCCCGCAGGCTTCATTGTTCCCCCTGTAGCTGCTCTGGAATCTTCTCAGTTACTGGAGACTAGCTTTGAGTCCCTGCCGCCTTTCGGCCAGCCCCTCATGCACCTGTCCCACCACACAGGCAACTCCTCCTCACCTGCACCTCCACACCTCAACGCTCATTCAGCTGGGCCAGTGTCCCCTGAGACCCATCCCTTCCTCAACCAGCATCCAATCCTCCCATCTCCAG CTTTGCACAGTTCCATGCCTCAGCAGCCTTCTCGACCCAGTCACAAGGCAGCACCTCTTCATCCCAAAcctcctcagcagcagccagcacctcctcagcagcagcaaactctgcagcaacaacagcagcagcagcagcagcagctccagcctcAGTCAGTTGCTCCACCACAACACCAGCTCCCATCGCAAATCCTTCACCCTCCTCAGCCCCTGCATCAGCGTCCCATGTCCCCTCCAACACTCACACCCCAGGGCTTGCTGTCTTCCCAGCCTCCACAAATGTTGctggaggatgatgaagagccAGGGTCGACAACGCCTTTGAACCAAGTACAGTTGTATCTGCAGCAGTTCCAGCAAACCCGTCAGCCCCAGCAGTCCATGCAGTCGCTCCAGGCGCAGGCTcgtcagcagcagcaacagcaacagcagcaacaacaacaaccaggaCAGAACTCTCTCCTGCAGTCTGTCCAGGGACAATCTCAACTCTCCTCTCAGACCACGCTGCCTCCTCCCCAGCTACCTGTCCAGTCCCAGACTCAGTCAACCTCATCACATCAGGCTCCAACCCAACAGATGCCTCTACACCAGGCCCGCCACATGCAGCacactcagcagcagcaacagcagccacaacagcagcagctgaactACCAGCAGGGTCCTGGTCTTGCTGGTCAGTCCCAGGGATCACAACACAAGATATCCATGCCCACCAACAAAGCACAGCAGatcatccagcagcagcaagaacaGCCCTCCCCTCGTCCAACCAAGGCAGACCCTTACAACACGG GTCACATGAGGGACAACCCTTCCCCTCTCATGATGCATTCCCCACAGCTTCCCCAGTTCCCACCTGTGTCTCACCAGTCTCCACCTCACAACATGCAGCCCAAAAAG cagagagcCCCTCCAAACCAAGGTGggataaaggaggagaaacTACCTCCATCACCAGTGATGAGAGGAGAACCATTTAACCCTGCAATGAGACCAGACCATCACAAACATCCTGATATCAAGCCTTCTCAACCTGGCCACAGCCAACAGA ATGTGAAGTCCATGGATAGCTCGCGACCGGTCATCCGCTCCTCTGAGCCTAGTGGGCCGCCCCCCTCTCTACAAGACAAGGATAAGTTTAAGCAGGAGTCAAAGGCACCCACTGCCCCCAAAAAGGTACAG GATGTGAAACTGAAGAATATGGGCTCGTGGGCCAGCTTGGCACAGAAATCCACATCTACGCCCTTATCTGCAGTAAAGTCATCGAGTGACAGTTTTGAGCAGTTCCGTCGTGCTGCGcgggagaaagaggagagggagaaagccCTGAAAGCTCAAGCGGAGCAggcagaaaaagacagactaCGCAGAGAGCAGGACAAACTACG AGGTCGAGATGACGAGGAAATCATGGAGCCAAGCAGAAGGTTGCATGAGGAGCCACGCAGACGTCTGGAGCAGCAGCACATCCAAGCTCCttcacaacagcaacagcaacagcaggagCCGCAGCCGCAGCCACAGCCGGCTGCCATTCAGCCACCTCCTCAGCCCCCCACACCGCCGCAGCCCGCCACACAAAACCCACTAGACCAACAGAGAGAGCTAGCACGCCGCCGAGAGCAGGAGAGGCGGAGGCGAGAAGCG ATGGCAGCAACTATTGACATGAATTTCCAAAGTGACTTAATGGCTATCTTTGAGGAGAACCTGTTTTGA
- the brd4 gene encoding bromodomain-containing protein 4 isoform X5, with protein MGDGLDAAQMSGSSSSSSQGQAQQAGNPPPPEYINPSRPKRQTNQLQYLLKMVLKGLWKHQFAWPFHAPVDAIKLNLPDYYTIIKNPMDMGTIKKRLENSYYWNAQECIQDFNTMFTNCYIYNKPGDDIVLMAEALEKAFLQKVTEMPQEETEIVVMTGKGRGRGRREGGLNLKPGAIIDPSSTTPQTRGLSNLSAASQIRGPVQGPPSLPPQPLMQALPSHVPPTLSSHAPQLGAPYSLSQSDCAPQVPIMTSVPPPAQTSLPPASIQSTAPMLQNPITMTKQRKSQKRKADTTTPTANDQLSESSPAESKSGKTLPRRESTRPTKLMKKDAPDSQHHIGMGMGPSGGHSPKPQDQLGYCASLVRDMLSKKHAAYAWPFYQPVDVDALGLHDYHDIIKHPMDLSSIKAKLENRQYREPQEFAADVRLMFSNCYKYNPPDHEVVAMARKLQDVFEMRFAKMPDEPESKPVVSSPVPTLHHPAPVKPQPPLAPVASSSDSSSDSSSESESSTDDSEEERAQRLAELQEQLKAVHEQLAALSQPQASKPKRKEKEKKEKKKDKHKKKGGMPSLVDDIQDATPVSQLSKKTKTSNNNNKEVVSKKKPSKKEGMKNNHPSNLQPVPSLEDDLGAAGSSATGEKCKPMTYEEKRQLSLDINKLPGDKLGRVVHIIQSREPSLKNSNPDEIEIDFETLKPSTLRELERYVSSCLHKKKKKVPVEKPVESMAASKKTGSSSESSGSSTDSEAEGTGLIKQQKKKGQSVKEGKKMHLHNQSGPPQTGLHSQAASLQSNSQLKQHQQQHQPSPAGFIVPPVAALESSQLLETSFESLPPFGQPLMHLSHHTGNSSSPAPPHLNAHSAGPVSPETHPFLNQHPILPSPALHSSMPQQPSRPSHKAAPLHPKPPQQQPAPPQQQQTLQQQQQQQQQQLQPQSVAPPQHQLPSQILHPPQPLHQRPMSPPTLTPQGLLSSQPPQMLLEDDEEPGSTTPLNQVQLYLQQFQQTRQPQQSMQSLQAQARQQQQQQQQQQQQPGQNSLLQSVQGQSQLSSQTTLPPPQLPVQSQTQSTSSHQAPTQQMPLHQARHMQHTQQQQQQPQQQQLNYQQGPGLAGQSQGSQHKISMPTNKAQQIIQQQQEQPSPRPTKADPYNTGHMRDNPSPLMMHSPQLPQFPPVSHQSPPHNMQPKKQQRAPPNQGGIKEEKLPPSPVMRGEPFNPAMRPDHHKHPDIKPSQPGHSQQNVKSMDSSRPVIRSSEPSGPPPSLQDKDKFKQESKAPTAPKKVQDVKLKNMGSWASLAQKSTSTPLSAVKSSSDSFEQFRRAAREKEEREKALKAQAEQAEKDRLRREQDKLRGRDDEEIMEPSRRLHEEPRRRLEQQHIQAPSQQQQQQQEPQPQPQPAAIQPPPQPPTPPQPATQNPLDQQRELARRREQERRRREAMAATIDMNFQSDLMAIFEENLF; from the exons ATGGGGGACGGCCTGGATGCAGCGCAGATGtcgggcagcagcagcagcagcagccaggggCAGGCCCAGCAAGCGGGCAACCCCCCACCCCCAGAGTACATCAATCCCAGCAGGCCAAAGCGCCAGACCAATCAGCTGCAGTACCTGCTCAAGATGGTGTTGAAGGGCCTGTGGAAGCACCAGTTCGCCTGGCCCTTTCATGCACCAGTTGATGCGATCAAACTTAACCTGCCT GACTACTACACAATAATCAAAAACCCTATGGACATGGGAACAATCAAGAAAAGGCTTGAGAACAGTTACTACTGGAATGCCCAAGAATGTATCCAAGACTTCAACACGATGTTTACCAACTGCTACATATATAACAAG CCTGGAGATGACATAGTCTTAATGGCTGAGGCTCTAGAGAAGGCTTTCCTCCAAAAGGTCACAGAAATGCCTCAGGAAGAAACAGAGATTGTTGTCATGACAGGAAAAGGACGAGGCCGGGGTCGAAGAGAAGGAG GTTTGAACTTGAAACCAGGGGCCATCATTGATCCTTCGTCCACGACTCCTCAAACACGTGGTCTGTCAAACCTCTCAGCAGCATCGCAGATCAGAGGACCAGTGCAGGGCCCGCCTTCACTACCTCCCCAGCCTTTGATGCAGGCCCTGCCGTCCCACGTGCCCCCAACGTTATCCAGCCATGCGCCACAGCTTGGCGCTCCCTACTCCCTGAGCCAATCAGACTGCGCTCCTCAAGTTCCCATCATGACTTCTgtgcctcctcctgctcagaCTTCCCTTCCCCCGGCATCCATCCAGAGCACTGCCCCCATGCTGCAGAACCCTATAACTATGACCAAA CAAAGAAAGAGCCAGAAAAGGAAAGCAGACACTACAACGCCCACAGCGAATGACCAACTGAGTGAGTCTTCACCAGCAGAGTCCAAATCTGGGAAGACACTACCTAGGCGAGAGAGTACCAGGCCTACAAAACTGATGAAGAAAGATGCTCCAGACTCCCAGCATCATATAGGTATGGGGATGGGACCAAGTGGAGGTCATAGCCCCAAACCACAAGATCAGCTGGGATACTGTGCTAGTCTGGTTAGGGACATGCTGTCCAAGAAACACGCTGCTTATGCCTGGCCATTCTACCAACCTGTTGATGTGGATGCACTAGGACTACATGATTATCATGATATCATCAAACATCCAATGGACCTCAGCAGCATCAAG GCCAAGCTGGAGAACAGGCAATACCGGGAACCCCAGGAGTTTGCTGCTGACGTACGATTAATGTTTTCCAACTGCTACAAATATAATCCACCAGACCACGAGGTGGTAGCCATGGCACGCAAGCTGCAG GATGTCTTTGAGATGCGCTTTGCTAAGATGCCAGATGAACCGGAGAGCAAGCCTGTGGTTTCTTCCCCAGTTCCTACACTTCACCATCCTGCCCCTGTTAAGCCTCAACCTCCTTTGGCCCCTGTCGCCTCGTCTTCAGACAGCTCAAGTGACTCATCCTCTGAGTCTGAGTCATCGACAGATGACTCTGAAGAGGAGAGAGCTCAGAGACTGGCAGAGCTCCAAGAACAG TTGAAAGCTGTCCATGAGCAGCTGGCTGCCTTGTCCCAACCACAAGCCAGCAAaccaaagagaaaagagaaggaaaagaaggagaagaaaaaggatAAGCataagaaaaaaggaggcatGCCTAGCCTTGTAGATGACATCCAGGATGCTACACCTGTTTCGCAGCTCTCTAAGAAGACCAAGACcagtaacaataacaacaaagagGTTGTTTCCAAGAAGAAACCTAG TAAAAAGGAAGGGATGAAAAACAATCATCCCTCCAACCTGCAGCCTGTTCCCAGCCTTGAAGATGACCTTGGGGCAGCTGGATCATCAGCTACAGGGGAAAAGTGTAAGCCTATGACGTACGAGGAGAAGAGGCAGCTAAGCTTGGACATCAACAAGCTTCCTGGGGACAAGCTCGGCCGTGTAGTGCATATCATCCAGTCCAGAGAGCCCTCGCTCAAAAACTCAAACCCTGATGAAATCGAGATTGATTTTGAGACGCTAAAACCTTCCACTCTGCGTGAGCTGGAGAGATATGTATCTTCCTGCCtccacaagaagaagaaaaaggttCCAG TTGAAAAGCCTGTGGAGTCAATGGCTGCATCCAAAAAGACTGGATCCTCCTCAGAGAGCAGTGGCTCCAGCACAGATAGCGAAGCTGAAGGGACAG gattgataaagcagcagaagaagaagggcCAGTCTGTAAAGGAGGGGAAGAAGATGCATCTACACAATCAGAGTGGACCTCCTCAAACTGGGCTTCATTCCCAAGCTGCAAGCCTTCAATCCAACAGTCAGCTgaagcagcatcagcagcagcatcaaccATCTCCCGCAGGCTTCATTGTTCCCCCTGTAGCTGCTCTGGAATCTTCTCAGTTACTGGAGACTAGCTTTGAGTCCCTGCCGCCTTTCGGCCAGCCCCTCATGCACCTGTCCCACCACACAGGCAACTCCTCCTCACCTGCACCTCCACACCTCAACGCTCATTCAGCTGGGCCAGTGTCCCCTGAGACCCATCCCTTCCTCAACCAGCATCCAATCCTCCCATCTCCAG CTTTGCACAGTTCCATGCCTCAGCAGCCTTCTCGACCCAGTCACAAGGCAGCACCTCTTCATCCCAAAcctcctcagcagcagccagcacctcctcagcagcagcaaactctgcagcaacaacagcagcagcagcagcagcagctccagcctcAGTCAGTTGCTCCACCACAACACCAGCTCCCATCGCAAATCCTTCACCCTCCTCAGCCCCTGCATCAGCGTCCCATGTCCCCTCCAACACTCACACCCCAGGGCTTGCTGTCTTCCCAGCCTCCACAAATGTTGctggaggatgatgaagagccAGGGTCGACAACGCCTTTGAACCAAGTACAGTTGTATCTGCAGCAGTTCCAGCAAACCCGTCAGCCCCAGCAGTCCATGCAGTCGCTCCAGGCGCAGGCTcgtcagcagcagcaacagcaacagcagcaacaacaacaaccaggaCAGAACTCTCTCCTGCAGTCTGTCCAGGGACAATCTCAACTCTCCTCTCAGACCACGCTGCCTCCTCCCCAGCTACCTGTCCAGTCCCAGACTCAGTCAACCTCATCACATCAGGCTCCAACCCAACAGATGCCTCTACACCAGGCCCGCCACATGCAGCacactcagcagcagcaacagcagccacaacagcagcagctgaactACCAGCAGGGTCCTGGTCTTGCTGGTCAGTCCCAGGGATCACAACACAAGATATCCATGCCCACCAACAAAGCACAGCAGatcatccagcagcagcaagaacaGCCCTCCCCTCGTCCAACCAAGGCAGACCCTTACAACACGG GTCACATGAGGGACAACCCTTCCCCTCTCATGATGCATTCCCCACAGCTTCCCCAGTTCCCACCTGTGTCTCACCAGTCTCCACCTCACAACATGCAGCCCAAAAAG cagcagagagcCCCTCCAAACCAAGGTGggataaaggaggagaaacTACCTCCATCACCAGTGATGAGAGGAGAACCATTTAACCCTGCAATGAGACCAGACCATCACAAACATCCTGATATCAAGCCTTCTCAACCTGGCCACAGCCAACAGA ATGTGAAGTCCATGGATAGCTCGCGACCGGTCATCCGCTCCTCTGAGCCTAGTGGGCCGCCCCCCTCTCTACAAGACAAGGATAAGTTTAAGCAGGAGTCAAAGGCACCCACTGCCCCCAAAAAGGTACAG GATGTGAAACTGAAGAATATGGGCTCGTGGGCCAGCTTGGCACAGAAATCCACATCTACGCCCTTATCTGCAGTAAAGTCATCGAGTGACAGTTTTGAGCAGTTCCGTCGTGCTGCGcgggagaaagaggagagggagaaagccCTGAAAGCTCAAGCGGAGCAggcagaaaaagacagactaCGCAGAGAGCAGGACAAACTACG AGGTCGAGATGACGAGGAAATCATGGAGCCAAGCAGAAGGTTGCATGAGGAGCCACGCAGACGTCTGGAGCAGCAGCACATCCAAGCTCCttcacaacagcaacagcaacagcaggagCCGCAGCCGCAGCCACAGCCGGCTGCCATTCAGCCACCTCCTCAGCCCCCCACACCGCCGCAGCCCGCCACACAAAACCCACTAGACCAACAGAGAGAGCTAGCACGCCGCCGAGAGCAGGAGAGGCGGAGGCGAGAAGCG ATGGCAGCAACTATTGACATGAATTTCCAAAGTGACTTAATGGCTATCTTTGAGGAGAACCTGTTTTGA